Proteins encoded within one genomic window of Brachybacterium muris:
- the coaA gene encoding type I pantothenate kinase, with translation MRSTPRSPGAASAVSPFDEIPREEWARLSQQTPLPLSEQDVAKLRGLGDRVDLEEVDAVYRPISRLLNIQVAAAQQLRLARGDFLPQRQHRTPYVIAVAGSVAVGKSTTARLLRELMARWPDTPRVQLVTTDGFLYPNAELEKRGIMHRKGFPESYDRRRLLRFVSDVKAGVERTEAPVYSHLTYDIVEDESVVVERPDVLILEGLNVLQPSRPRRDGRMGLAVSDFFDFSVYVDARGEDVQRWYIERFLQLRLTAFNDPRSYFRRYADLTDEEARETAERIWRSINGPNLSENVLPTRGRADLVLRKDGRHRVQTVLLRKV, from the coding sequence ATGCGTTCCACCCCGAGATCCCCCGGCGCCGCGAGTGCCGTCTCCCCCTTCGACGAGATCCCTCGTGAGGAGTGGGCACGGCTCTCGCAGCAGACCCCGTTGCCGTTGTCGGAGCAGGACGTGGCCAAGCTGCGGGGCCTCGGCGACCGGGTGGACCTGGAGGAGGTCGATGCGGTGTACCGACCGATCTCCCGGCTGCTGAACATTCAGGTGGCGGCCGCGCAGCAGTTGCGCTTGGCCCGCGGGGACTTCCTGCCGCAGCGGCAGCACCGCACCCCGTACGTGATCGCGGTGGCCGGTTCGGTGGCCGTAGGCAAGTCCACCACCGCGCGCCTGCTGCGGGAGCTGATGGCTCGCTGGCCCGACACCCCGCGGGTGCAGCTGGTGACGACCGACGGGTTCCTGTACCCCAATGCGGAGCTGGAGAAGCGCGGCATCATGCATCGCAAGGGCTTCCCGGAGAGCTACGACCGCAGGCGCCTGCTGCGGTTCGTCTCGGATGTGAAGGCGGGTGTGGAGCGCACGGAGGCCCCGGTGTACTCCCATCTCACCTACGACATCGTCGAGGACGAGTCGGTAGTGGTGGAGCGTCCGGACGTGCTGATCCTCGAGGGCCTGAACGTGCTGCAGCCCTCCCGGCCGCGGCGCGACGGCCGGATGGGTCTGGCGGTCTCTGACTTCTTCGACTTCTCGGTGTACGTGGACGCCCGCGGGGAGGATGTGCAGCGCTGGTACATCGAGCGCTTCCTGCAGCTGAGGCTGACGGCGTTCAACGACCCGCGCTCGTACTTCCGTCGCTACGCGGACCTCACCGACGAGGAGGCACGGGAGACGGCCGAGCGGATCTGGCGCTCCATCAACGGCCCGAACCTGTCCGAGAATGTCCTGCCCACCCGGGGGCGCGCGGACCTGGTGCTGCGCAAGGACGGCCGGCACCGGGTGCAGACCGTCCTGCTGCGCAAGGTGTGA
- the glmM gene encoding phosphoglucosamine mutase: protein MARLFGTDGVRGRANADITAELAVELSVSAAHVLGTLGAFGGTKPRAIVARDTRPSGDFLTAAVCAGLASAGVDVLDAEVLPTPGLAYLVQSTGADLGVMISASHNPAPDNGIKFFARGGTKLPDEVENAIEARLGEEWDRPEGTAVGTIRRYEGAIDAYVEHLAGTLDRTLEGITVVADCANGAAALTGPAVLRRAGATVHVIGDLSDGGLINDGVGSTHLGPLQEAVREHGADIGVAFDGDADRCLAVDADGEIIDGDQIMAILALDLKERGKLHDDTLVVTVMSNLGLKLAMREHGIFLGQTNVGDRYVLEEMNLGGYSIGGEQSGHVIIAEHATTGDGELTALHLIQRMAETGRTARELADVMTRMPQALINVKNVDKARATIDRGVLDAVEQAEQELGETGRVLLRPSGTEPVVRVMVEAPTDEQAAEVAERLAAIVSERVGL, encoded by the coding sequence ATGGCACGACTGTTCGGAACCGACGGAGTGCGCGGACGCGCCAACGCCGACATCACTGCGGAGCTCGCTGTCGAGCTGTCCGTGAGCGCCGCCCACGTGCTGGGCACCCTGGGTGCCTTCGGCGGCACCAAGCCCCGCGCCATCGTCGCCCGCGACACCCGCCCCTCCGGCGACTTCCTGACCGCTGCCGTGTGCGCGGGCCTTGCCTCCGCCGGTGTGGACGTGCTGGACGCCGAGGTGCTGCCCACGCCCGGCCTCGCCTACCTGGTGCAGTCCACCGGTGCGGATCTCGGCGTGATGATCTCCGCCTCCCACAACCCCGCCCCCGACAACGGCATCAAGTTCTTCGCCCGCGGCGGCACCAAGCTGCCCGACGAGGTCGAGAACGCCATCGAGGCCCGCCTCGGCGAGGAGTGGGACCGCCCTGAGGGCACGGCGGTGGGCACCATCCGCCGCTACGAGGGCGCCATCGACGCGTACGTCGAGCACCTGGCCGGCACCCTGGACCGCACCCTTGAGGGCATCACCGTGGTGGCCGACTGCGCCAATGGCGCCGCCGCCCTGACCGGCCCGGCCGTGCTGCGCCGCGCCGGCGCTACCGTGCACGTGATCGGCGACCTCTCCGACGGCGGCCTGATCAATGACGGCGTGGGCTCCACCCACCTCGGTCCCCTCCAGGAAGCCGTGCGCGAGCACGGCGCCGACATCGGCGTGGCCTTCGACGGCGACGCCGACCGCTGCCTCGCGGTGGACGCCGACGGCGAGATCATCGACGGCGACCAGATCATGGCGATCCTGGCCCTGGACCTCAAGGAGCGCGGCAAGCTCCACGACGACACCCTCGTAGTCACCGTGATGAGCAACCTGGGCCTCAAGCTCGCCATGCGCGAGCACGGCATCTTCCTGGGGCAGACCAACGTGGGCGACCGCTACGTGCTCGAGGAGATGAACCTGGGCGGGTACTCCATCGGCGGTGAGCAGTCCGGCCACGTGATCATCGCCGAGCACGCCACCACCGGTGACGGCGAGCTGACGGCCCTGCACCTGATCCAGCGGATGGCCGAGACCGGCCGCACCGCCCGCGAGCTGGCCGACGTGATGACCCGCATGCCGCAGGCCCTGATCAACGTGAAGAACGTGGACAAGGCCCGCGCCACCATCGACCGCGGCGTGCTGGACGCCGTGGAGCAGGCCGAGCAGGAACTGGGGGAGACCGGCCGGGTGCTGCTGCGCCCCTCCGGCACCGAGCCCGTGGTGCGCGTGATGGTGGAGGCACCCACCGACGAGCAGGCCGCCGAGGTCGCCGAGCGACTGGCCGCGATCGTCTCCGAGCGCGTCGGCCTCTGA
- the rpsI gene encoding 30S ribosomal protein S9 has protein sequence MTETTNEALETVTDEEAPSSFTTESTESEGSTGRGQSATAPGYGTGRRKQAIARVRLVPGSGQWTVNGRSLENYFPNKVHQQEVNEPFRVLDIQGRFDVIARIHGGGASGQAGALRLGVARALNQIDEDNNRPTLKKAGFLTRDARVIERKKAGLKKARKAPQYSKR, from the coding sequence GTGACCGAGACCACCAATGAGGCCCTCGAGACCGTCACTGACGAAGAGGCCCCGTCGAGCTTCACCACCGAGTCCACCGAGTCCGAGGGCTCGACCGGCCGCGGCCAGTCGGCCACCGCCCCGGGCTACGGCACCGGCCGTCGTAAGCAGGCCATCGCCCGCGTGCGCCTGGTCCCCGGCTCCGGCCAGTGGACCGTCAACGGCCGCAGCCTCGAGAACTACTTCCCGAACAAGGTCCACCAGCAGGAGGTCAACGAGCCCTTCCGCGTGCTGGACATCCAGGGACGCTTCGACGTCATCGCCCGTATCCACGGCGGCGGCGCTTCCGGTCAGGCCGGCGCCCTGCGCCTCGGCGTGGCCCGCGCGCTGAACCAGATCGACGAGGACAACAACCGTCCCACCCTGAAGAAGGCCGGCTTCCTCACTCGTGACGCCCGCGTCATCGAGCGCAAGAAGGCCGGACTCAAGAAGGCCCGCAAGGCGCCTCAGTACTCCAAGCGCTGA
- the rplM gene encoding 50S ribosomal protein L13, with product MRTFTPKPGDVERSWYVIDATDVVLGRLASQAAQLLRGKHKPVFAPHVDAGDFVIIINAEKVALTGNKRETKLAYRHSGYPGGLRGIPYSELLEKKPERAVEKAIRGMLPKNKLADQQLKKLKVYRGAEHPHAAQQPVPFTIDQVAQ from the coding sequence GTGCGTACGTTCACCCCGAAGCCCGGCGATGTCGAGCGTTCCTGGTACGTCATCGACGCAACGGATGTCGTCCTCGGCCGGCTCGCTTCCCAGGCTGCTCAGCTGCTGCGGGGAAAGCACAAGCCGGTCTTCGCACCCCACGTGGATGCAGGCGACTTCGTCATCATCATCAACGCTGAGAAGGTTGCCCTGACCGGCAACAAGCGCGAGACCAAGCTGGCTTACCGCCACTCCGGTTACCCGGGTGGCCTGCGCGGCATCCCCTACTCCGAGCTGCTGGAGAAGAAGCCCGAGCGGGCGGTCGAGAAGGCCATCCGCGGCATGCTTCCCAAGAACAAGCTTGCCGACCAGCAGCTGAAGAAGCTGAAGGTCTACCGCGGCGCCGAGCACCCCCACGCTGCTCAGCAGCCCGTCCCCTTCACCATCGACCAGGTGGCGCAGTAA
- the truA gene encoding tRNA pseudouridine(38-40) synthase TruA, whose protein sequence is MSTPQPVDLAPGASAPLTRLRLDLSYDGTGFHGWAAQPGQRTVQGELEQALSRIARIPVQVTVAGRTDAGVHARGQVCHLDLPGPVLATIPGRSDRAPADALVTRLVGLLPEDVVVHAAREVPSVFDARFGALRRRYRYRISDSPARHDPLRRDVLRHRWELDVEAMARASQALLGEHDFLSFCKPREGATTIRTLEQLDWERPEPGRADEGLVVATVVADAFCHHMVRSLVGTLLPVGEGRKGEDWPAQVLAVRTRQSSTRTATGAAPLCPPQGLTLDHVEYPADADLADQVRAARVLRG, encoded by the coding sequence ATGTCCACCCCGCAGCCCGTTGACCTCGCCCCGGGTGCGAGCGCGCCCCTGACGCGACTGCGTCTGGACCTGTCCTACGACGGGACCGGCTTCCACGGCTGGGCCGCCCAGCCCGGTCAGCGCACCGTCCAGGGTGAGCTGGAGCAGGCGCTCTCCCGCATCGCCCGCATCCCCGTGCAGGTCACCGTTGCCGGGCGCACCGACGCCGGGGTCCATGCCCGCGGCCAGGTGTGCCACCTGGACCTGCCCGGACCGGTGCTCGCCACGATCCCCGGTCGCTCCGACCGCGCTCCGGCCGACGCCCTGGTGACCCGGCTGGTCGGCCTTCTGCCCGAGGACGTGGTCGTCCACGCTGCCCGGGAGGTGCCGTCCGTGTTCGATGCCCGTTTCGGTGCGCTGCGCCGCCGGTACCGGTACCGGATCTCCGACAGTCCGGCCCGTCACGACCCGCTGCGCCGGGACGTGCTGCGCCACCGCTGGGAGCTCGACGTCGAGGCGATGGCACGCGCCTCGCAGGCGTTGCTGGGGGAGCACGACTTTCTCTCGTTCTGCAAGCCCCGTGAGGGTGCCACCACCATCCGCACCCTCGAGCAGCTGGACTGGGAGCGCCCCGAGCCCGGGAGGGCCGACGAGGGCCTGGTGGTGGCCACCGTGGTCGCCGATGCCTTTTGCCACCACATGGTGCGGTCCCTGGTGGGGACCCTGCTGCCCGTGGGGGAGGGCCGCAAGGGGGAGGACTGGCCCGCGCAGGTGCTGGCTGTCCGTACCCGGCAGTCCTCCACCCGCACCGCCACCGGCGCCGCGCCGCTGTGCCCGCCCCAGGGGCTCACCCTGGACCATGTGGAGTACCCGGCCGACGCGGACCTCGCCGACCAGGTCCGCGCCGCGCGGGTGCTGCGGGGGTAA
- the purD gene encoding phosphoribosylamine--glycine ligase has product MKILVIGSGGREHAIIRRLAADSPAPDLHAAPGNPGIAALATCHEVTVGDLDAQVELARRLEVDLVVVGPEAPLVAGLADRLSEAGIPAFGPTAAAAMLEGSKSFAKEVMASAGVPTAASVTANDEDTLVAGLDRVNPLGDVPFVVKADGLAAGKGVVVTTDREAALAHGRAVVVAGGSVVLEEYLDGPEVSLFCVCDGQRVVPLAPAQDFKRALDGDKGPNTGGMGAYSPLPWAPEDLVDEVVRTVAQPTVDEMARRGTPFAGILYCGLALTARGVRVVEFNARFGDPETQVVLERLASPFGELLLAAARGDLREAEAPRWSDDAAVAVVVASAGYPAEARLGDRITGIEDAETTGAHVLHAGTALREDGTLVSSGGRVLAVVGTGEDLQAARQVAMAGVERIVLQGSLHRTDIALVAARNEGVEGGQNDER; this is encoded by the coding sequence GTGAAGATCCTCGTCATCGGCTCCGGCGGCCGCGAGCACGCGATCATCCGCCGCCTGGCCGCAGATTCCCCCGCCCCCGACCTCCATGCCGCACCGGGCAACCCCGGTATCGCCGCCCTGGCCACCTGTCATGAGGTGACCGTCGGCGACCTCGACGCCCAGGTGGAGCTCGCTCGCCGCCTCGAGGTGGACCTGGTGGTCGTCGGCCCCGAGGCGCCCCTGGTGGCAGGTCTCGCCGATCGCCTGAGCGAGGCCGGCATCCCCGCGTTCGGGCCAACCGCCGCCGCCGCGATGCTCGAGGGCTCGAAGTCCTTCGCGAAGGAGGTGATGGCGAGTGCCGGCGTGCCCACTGCCGCATCGGTCACCGCGAACGACGAGGACACGCTGGTCGCGGGCCTGGACCGCGTGAACCCCCTGGGTGACGTGCCCTTCGTGGTCAAGGCCGATGGCCTGGCCGCGGGCAAGGGCGTGGTGGTCACCACCGACCGGGAAGCAGCTCTCGCCCACGGCCGTGCCGTGGTCGTGGCCGGGGGTTCCGTGGTGCTGGAGGAGTACCTGGACGGCCCTGAGGTGTCGCTGTTCTGCGTGTGCGACGGGCAGCGGGTGGTGCCCCTGGCCCCTGCCCAGGACTTCAAGCGCGCCCTGGACGGGGACAAGGGACCCAACACCGGTGGCATGGGCGCCTACTCCCCTCTCCCCTGGGCCCCCGAGGACCTGGTGGACGAGGTGGTGCGCACCGTCGCCCAGCCCACGGTCGACGAGATGGCCCGCCGCGGCACCCCTTTCGCTGGGATCCTGTACTGCGGGCTGGCGCTGACCGCGCGCGGGGTCCGCGTGGTGGAGTTCAACGCCCGCTTCGGCGACCCCGAGACGCAGGTGGTCCTGGAGCGTCTGGCCTCCCCCTTCGGCGAGCTGCTGCTGGCCGCCGCCCGCGGTGACCTGCGCGAGGCCGAGGCTCCCCGCTGGAGCGACGACGCTGCGGTCGCCGTGGTGGTCGCCTCCGCCGGGTATCCCGCCGAGGCCCGCCTGGGCGACCGAATCACCGGCATCGAGGACGCCGAGACCACCGGGGCGCACGTCCTGCACGCCGGCACCGCGCTGCGCGAGGACGGCACGCTCGTCAGCTCCGGCGGGCGCGTGCTGGCCGTGGTCGGCACCGGTGAGGACCTGCAGGCTGCCCGCCAGGTCGCGATGGCCGGGGTGGAGCGGATCGTGCTGCAGGGCTCCCTGCACCGCACCGACATCGCCCTGGTCGCGGCGCGCAACGAGGGCGTCGAAGGCGGGCAGAACGATGAGCGCTGA
- a CDS encoding phosphoribosylaminoimidazolesuccinocarboxamide synthase produces MSAERDGSAETLLTAPVLPGWDHAVGGKVRELYVPAGTDPAEATEVLMVATDRISAYDHALQPGIPDKGRILTAISLFWFEQLADLVPNHVLSAQDVPTEVAGRALRCRGLDMVPLECVARGYLTGSGLADYRASGAVGGHHLPTGLTEASRLDPAIFTPATKAEQGDHDENITVEEARERLGAALVDELEHLTLAVYERAREIAAERGILLADTKLEFGQSRTDGTLLLGDEVLTPDSSRFWSAADYREGRTQPSLDKQFVRDWLTSPASGWDRAADAPPPALPAEVVEQTRSRYVEAYERLTGRQF; encoded by the coding sequence ATGAGCGCTGAACGGGACGGGAGCGCGGAGACCCTGCTGACCGCGCCGGTGCTGCCCGGCTGGGACCATGCCGTCGGCGGCAAGGTGCGGGAGCTGTACGTGCCCGCCGGGACTGACCCCGCGGAGGCGACCGAGGTGCTGATGGTCGCCACCGACCGGATCAGCGCGTACGACCATGCCCTGCAGCCGGGGATCCCCGACAAGGGCCGGATCCTCACCGCCATCAGCCTGTTCTGGTTCGAGCAGCTGGCTGATCTGGTGCCCAACCACGTGCTGTCGGCCCAGGACGTCCCCACCGAGGTGGCCGGCCGGGCTCTGCGCTGCCGCGGCCTGGACATGGTGCCGCTGGAGTGCGTGGCCCGCGGCTACCTCACCGGGTCGGGCCTGGCCGACTACCGCGCCAGCGGCGCCGTGGGCGGCCACCACCTGCCGACCGGCCTCACCGAGGCCTCCCGCCTGGATCCGGCGATCTTCACCCCCGCCACCAAGGCCGAGCAGGGGGACCACGACGAGAACATCACCGTCGAGGAGGCCCGGGAGCGGCTCGGTGCCGCGCTGGTCGACGAACTCGAGCACCTCACGCTTGCTGTCTACGAGCGAGCCCGTGAGATCGCCGCCGAGCGCGGGATCCTGCTGGCCGACACCAAGCTCGAGTTCGGACAGTCGCGCACCGACGGCACCCTGCTGCTCGGTGACGAAGTGCTGACGCCCGACTCCAGTCGCTTCTGGTCGGCCGCCGACTACCGCGAGGGTCGCACCCAGCCCAGCCTGGACAAGCAGTTCGTACGCGACTGGCTGACCTCCCCCGCCTCCGGCTGGGACCGTGCTGCCGACGCTCCTCCCCCGGCCCTGCCGGCAGAGGTCGTCGAGCAGACCAGGTCCCGCTATGTGGAGGCCTACGAGAGACTCACCGGCCGGCAGTTCTGA
- a CDS encoding MBL fold metallo-hydrolase, protein MKIRHLVHSCLLVEAAGRRLLVDPGSFSTETVRALGADVLAGIDAVLVTHQHPDHVDPALLGEVLAAAPEAVVIAEPETAEMLEGDDFVAQDRLLPLPAGSVHEFSAAEGHAPLRITAVGGRHAIIHPDIPRVGNTGLVISAGDGPRLGITGDSLEPVQEFHGIDALAFAVVAPWSKMAETIEFLRAVRPRLALPVHDGVASEQGRAIYMRQSTQLAPEGTEVRDWPQPDRVVEVSSD, encoded by the coding sequence ATGAAGATCCGTCACCTCGTCCACTCGTGCCTGCTCGTGGAGGCAGCCGGCAGGCGACTGCTGGTCGACCCCGGCTCCTTCAGCACCGAGACGGTGCGCGCCCTCGGGGCCGACGTCCTCGCAGGGATCGATGCCGTGCTGGTCACGCACCAGCACCCTGATCATGTGGATCCGGCGCTGCTGGGGGAGGTGCTCGCCGCGGCCCCGGAGGCCGTGGTCATCGCCGAGCCCGAGACAGCGGAGATGCTCGAAGGCGACGACTTCGTCGCCCAGGACAGGCTGCTGCCGCTCCCGGCCGGCAGCGTCCATGAGTTCTCCGCCGCCGAGGGCCACGCGCCGCTGCGCATCACCGCCGTGGGTGGTCGCCACGCGATCATCCACCCCGACATCCCCCGGGTGGGCAACACCGGGCTGGTGATCAGCGCCGGCGACGGCCCCCGGCTCGGCATCACCGGTGACTCCCTGGAGCCGGTCCAGGAGTTCCACGGCATCGACGCCCTCGCCTTCGCGGTGGTCGCCCCCTGGTCGAAGATGGCCGAGACCATCGAGTTCCTGCGCGCCGTACGGCCCCGCCTGGCCCTGCCGGTGCACGACGGGGTGGCCAGCGAGCAGGGGCGCGCGATCTACATGCGACAGTCCACCCAGCTCGCGCCGGAGGGCACGGAGGTGCGGGACTGGCCGCAGCCGGATCGCGTCGTCGAGGTCAGCAGCGACTGA
- the purS gene encoding phosphoribosylformylglycinamidine synthase subunit PurS — MPRVVVHVMPKPEILDPQGKAVAAALPRLGFEGIGSVRQGKRFELEVDGEVTDEVLASLREAATTLLSNPVIEDVVAIDVEDSGSLERALGTGAEERA, encoded by the coding sequence ATGCCGCGCGTCGTGGTCCACGTCATGCCGAAGCCCGAGATCCTCGATCCGCAGGGGAAGGCCGTCGCCGCCGCACTGCCCCGCCTGGGCTTCGAGGGCATCGGCTCCGTGCGTCAGGGCAAGCGCTTCGAGCTCGAGGTCGACGGCGAGGTGACCGACGAGGTCCTCGCCTCCCTGCGCGAGGCCGCCACCACCCTGCTGTCCAACCCCGTCATCGAGGACGTCGTCGCGATCGACGTCGAGGACTCCGGCTCGCTGGAGCGCGCCCTCGGCACCGGTGCGGAGGAGCGGGCCTGA
- the purQ gene encoding phosphoribosylformylglycinamidine synthase subunit PurQ codes for MRIGVVTFPGTLDDRDALRAISLAGGEPVALWHAEDDLLDVEAVVLPGGFSYGDYLRAGAISRFAPVMERVVDAANGGMPVLGICNGFQILCETHLLPGAMIKNAHRAFICRDQPLRVENNRTAWTTDYEAGQVIRIPLKNQDGQYVADEKTLAELEAEGRVVFRYAEGATHGPEGFEVNPNGSRNDIAGITNKYGNVVGLMPHPEHAVEAGFGPDEPGAGTRTGTDGLGMFTSVLRSLVG; via the coding sequence ATGCGCATCGGTGTGGTGACCTTCCCCGGCACACTGGACGACCGGGACGCCCTGCGCGCCATCAGCCTGGCCGGCGGGGAGCCGGTGGCCCTGTGGCACGCCGAGGACGACCTGCTGGACGTGGAGGCCGTGGTGCTGCCCGGCGGGTTCTCCTACGGCGACTACCTGCGTGCCGGGGCGATCAGCCGCTTCGCCCCCGTGATGGAGCGCGTGGTGGATGCCGCCAACGGTGGGATGCCGGTGCTGGGCATCTGCAACGGCTTCCAGATCCTGTGCGAGACCCATCTGCTGCCCGGCGCGATGATCAAGAACGCGCACCGCGCGTTCATCTGCCGGGACCAGCCGTTGCGGGTGGAGAACAACCGCACCGCATGGACCACCGATTACGAAGCGGGCCAGGTGATCCGGATCCCGCTGAAGAACCAGGACGGCCAGTACGTGGCCGACGAGAAGACCCTCGCCGAGCTCGAGGCGGAGGGCCGCGTGGTGTTCCGCTACGCCGAGGGAGCCACTCACGGCCCTGAGGGCTTCGAGGTGAACCCCAATGGTTCACGCAACGACATCGCTGGCATCACCAACAAGTACGGCAACGTCGTGGGCCTGATGCCGCACCCGGAGCACGCTGTGGAGGCCGGTTTCGGCCCCGACGAGCCCGGTGCGGGCACCCGCACGGGCACCGACGGCCTGGGGATGTTCACCTCGGTGCTGCGCAGCCTGGTGGGCTGA
- a CDS encoding class I SAM-dependent methyltransferase: MTQHPAPDATPAESSSADQTDRVILRTAQSETSGPGGPRDVIVVDDATGALIAESLDSMSEYEDARVLSWSSSAARTREIAAQFADAIETGRLVVSDGHGPVPLEEFVAGADAHLALARLPKSLAALDDRARRLARAAAAAGREDLELVAGGRVKHMTRHQNDVLAGLFTEVRASLGLGKSRALRASGPRPDVERATPAEGSATVTVRGQERELPLRAVGGVFGGASADAGSLLLLDALDRALKAGELGESGPGAPASEGPEGFCAVDLGSGNGLLTAYLALALPAARVVASDDDIDAVLSTRATADALTGAEDSGASTPTVEVTWDDALSQLPDRSADLVLLNPPFHDGTAIDATLVHGLLDAASRVLRPGGQLWMVHNSHLRYRAELERRVGPARQRARDRRFTVLSAERV; the protein is encoded by the coding sequence ATGACCCAGCACCCCGCGCCCGACGCCACGCCCGCAGAGTCCTCCTCGGCTGATCAGACCGACCGCGTCATCCTGCGCACGGCCCAGTCCGAGACCAGCGGCCCCGGCGGCCCCCGCGACGTGATCGTGGTGGACGACGCCACCGGAGCCCTCATCGCGGAGTCTCTGGACTCGATGTCCGAGTACGAGGACGCACGGGTGCTGAGCTGGTCGTCCTCCGCTGCCCGCACGCGGGAGATCGCCGCGCAGTTCGCCGACGCGATCGAGACCGGCCGCCTGGTGGTGTCGGACGGTCACGGGCCGGTCCCGCTGGAGGAGTTCGTTGCCGGGGCCGATGCGCATCTGGCGCTCGCGCGGCTGCCGAAGTCGCTCGCGGCGCTCGATGATCGCGCTCGCCGGCTGGCGCGCGCCGCCGCGGCCGCCGGTCGGGAGGACCTCGAACTGGTGGCCGGGGGACGCGTCAAGCACATGACCCGCCACCAGAACGACGTGCTGGCAGGCCTGTTCACCGAGGTGCGCGCATCGCTGGGGCTGGGGAAGTCACGCGCGCTGCGGGCCTCCGGGCCACGCCCGGACGTGGAGCGTGCCACGCCAGCCGAAGGGTCGGCGACCGTCACCGTGCGAGGGCAGGAGCGTGAGCTGCCGCTGCGCGCGGTGGGCGGGGTGTTCGGTGGGGCCTCGGCCGATGCCGGAAGCCTGCTGCTGCTCGATGCACTGGACCGCGCCCTGAAGGCGGGAGAGCTGGGGGAGTCGGGTCCGGGTGCCCCGGCCTCGGAGGGGCCGGAGGGTTTCTGCGCCGTGGACCTGGGCAGCGGCAACGGCCTTCTGACCGCTTACCTCGCGCTCGCCCTGCCGGCAGCACGCGTGGTCGCCAGCGACGACGACATCGACGCGGTGCTCTCCACCCGCGCCACTGCAGATGCCCTCACGGGCGCCGAGGACTCCGGGGCGAGCACCCCCACGGTCGAGGTCACCTGGGACGACGCCCTGTCGCAGCTCCCGGACCGCAGCGCGGACCTGGTGCTGCTGAACCCGCCGTTCCACGACGGCACCGCGATCGACGCGACCCTGGTGCACGGCCTGCTCGATGCGGCCTCTCGCGTGCTGCGCCCCGGTGGGCAGCTGTGGATGGTGCACAACTCGCACCTGCGCTACCGCGCCGAACTGGAGCGCCGCGTGGGCCCCGCCCGCCAGCGTGCACGCGACCGTCGCTTCACGGTTCTCAGCGCGGAGAGGGTCTGA
- a CDS encoding nucleoside hydrolase, whose product MRTPLLLDCDTGIDDAFALTYLACRPEVEIVGIVSTAGNVPTAAVLHNNLVLAGLLGIDAPVARGAQVPLVQELMTAEDTHGPTGLGHAQLPEPTRTADPRTGAQLWVEAARAHPGELVGLVLGPHTNLALALEIEPELPHLLKRLHVMGGAINHRGNTGATSEWNVAVDPEAAQRVLAAFSAAPTRPVMAGLDTTEAVRFRQPELDAVEALGDHPVVGILADALRFYFEFHQADGFGWSAHVHDPLVAAHAVTGRFLQTTALPVDVELAGTLTRGQTVADPLGRWGREPNVDVATSANAPAFIAHLLETLRQGLHGRSEDCR is encoded by the coding sequence ATGCGAACGCCCCTGCTGCTGGACTGTGACACCGGGATTGACGACGCCTTCGCCCTCACCTACCTGGCCTGCAGGCCCGAGGTGGAGATCGTCGGGATCGTCTCCACCGCCGGGAACGTGCCCACCGCAGCGGTGCTGCACAACAACCTGGTGCTCGCGGGGCTGCTCGGTATCGATGCCCCGGTGGCTCGCGGCGCACAGGTGCCGCTCGTGCAGGAGCTGATGACCGCGGAGGACACCCACGGGCCGACGGGCCTGGGCCACGCCCAGCTGCCCGAGCCGACGAGGACGGCCGATCCCCGCACCGGCGCACAGCTGTGGGTCGAGGCTGCCCGGGCGCACCCGGGGGAGCTGGTGGGCCTGGTGCTCGGCCCGCACACGAACCTGGCGCTGGCGCTCGAGATCGAGCCGGAGCTGCCGCACCTGCTGAAGCGCCTGCACGTGATGGGCGGGGCGATCAACCATCGTGGCAACACCGGGGCCACCTCGGAGTGGAACGTGGCCGTCGATCCCGAGGCCGCTCAGCGGGTACTGGCCGCCTTCAGCGCCGCGCCCACCAGGCCGGTGATGGCGGGGCTGGACACCACCGAAGCGGTGCGCTTCCGCCAGCCCGAGCTCGATGCGGTCGAGGCTCTGGGCGATCACCCGGTGGTGGGGATCCTGGCCGATGCACTGCGGTTCTACTTCGAGTTCCATCAGGCCGACGGCTTCGGCTGGAGCGCCCACGTGCACGACCCGCTGGTCGCGGCCCACGCCGTCACCGGCCGCTTCCTTCAGACCACGGCACTGCCGGTGGACGTGGAGCTGGCCGGGACCCTCACCCGGGGACAGACGGTGGCCGACCCCTTGGGCCGCTGGGGGCGGGAGCCGAACGTCGACGTCGCGACCTCGGCCAATGCGCCTGCCTTCATCGCCCACCTGCTGGAGACTCTGCGGCAGGGACTCCACGGACGCTCCGAAGACTGTCGGTGA